Part of the Leishmania infantum JPCM5 genome chromosome 20 genome is shown below.
agcagctgccgccgccaccgcatcgGCCACCGCGCTCGGCGTTGTCCAACTctgccactgcagccgcagTCACCGAAACGGGCAGTGTCGACTCTCTCGACGTCGACGCGCCGCGTCCGCTGCGGGAGCAGTATGCGAACCGCAGCCAGCACGCCTCCCTACACCCGATGGTGCAGAGCCAGCGCCGGCTtccgagcagcagcacggaaCGCTCTTCTAACTGGGCCGCGTCACGCACGAGTGGGCATCCCGGATCCCCGGCGCCCGGCGTGCAAGTCACCTTTGGCAGTCCTGAGACGCCCTCTGCcaacagcgacgccgcctcggcgatgCGGAGTTCCTCGCAGCACACAAACCAAAACAGTCTGTACGATCTGAGCTACCCGGCCTTCCATGTGAATCTTGCGCAGCCGACGATCACCTCCACGGACTGCCTGTACGGCGCCAACGAACCCGCTGGTGCGGCACCTCTGGCGGCCGCCGTAGCGGGAGGATCACGAGGGCTGCCGCTCACACCACTGCACAAGCCAGGCGAAGACCCGCACCACAACTACAGCAGCCCCAACAGCAGCTCTACACCGTTGCAGAAGACAGCATCGAATGCCCGCCAACCGCAGCCGGAGCAACGTCACCTGCTGAGCCGCCAACGCCAGCACAGGCCACTAGCTGGCCTTgtcgacgacgaggatgaggcgcgcgcggtgACTCGGTTCAAGCGCAGCTCCATGAACAATTCGCTGCCCATCTCTCCAGCCCTCCAACCAGCGTCTGGGCCGGCTTCTCGCCAACGCAGCCTCAGCTCCGCGCCACTGTCGGCGACAAGCACAACCATTGCCCTCCTAAGCTGTGCGCGATCCCGCatgctctctcctctctaTCAGCAGCTGCCCCCGCCTAGCAGCGGACGTGTTTCGTCGTCGGGGTCGGCACGCCTGCAGTCACCAGCGGCTTCCACGGCAGCCCTCGCCCCTGCAGTGACTCCGCCAGCACCGAGGCGTGCGATGCAGGAGGCGCGCGACGTGGAGAGCGTCGTCCAGCTGGCCCAGCAGGTGCGCGCGGAACAGCAGCCTTATCGCAAGAACAAAGCTGGGCAGCTCGTGGCGTTTGCGAGGGGCTCTCCGCCGTCGGCGTGGGCTCACAGAGACTCGCAGCCGTTATCGCCGTTGTCTTTGAGCCTTTTTCACTCGCATGCCTCCCTGGTGCACCGCTCCCCGCACAGTGGTGGTCATCACAGCCTCGTaagtggcggcgacgccgcaggcCTCAGCGAATACAGTCTGCCCCACCACACCTTCCCCAGTGCCGTGACAGGATGCCtactgcagcagccgcagccttCAGGCTGGGCGTCCCCTATGGAGACCAGCGCTGCGCAGATGCTCGGCAATGTGGCGGGAATGTCGTGGCAGCGGAGCAACGAGGTGGATCAAATCACGCCACACAAGCTTGCGGACCGGGTGCGATctcagcgcggcgtcgtggccGTTCTCGTGTCGGCACGCCTGCCGCACACCATCATTTTTAACTCGGTTGCGTTTATGATGTTCGTGCAGCACGTTCTGCGGTTCCAGCGCCGCAACGGCGCCACGCAGGTGGCGTGCATCCTGAACGTGTGCCGTAAGATGCAGCTGGTCATTCACATGATCCCTGTGGAGGTACTGCCGggcgccagcggctgcgTCAAGCGCACCGGCGCTGACAACGGTAGCCCCAGCACCAACAGCGCCAGTCCCGCCAGCCGCAGGGTGAGCGTGAGCTGGAAGGCAAATAATGGCAATGCTGAGGGCGCCGACGGAAACAGCAGCACAGTCACAGAGGCTGTCTGGGCATTGTCGAAGCTAAACGCAACGTTGCCGAGCCCGCACGAGGCGAACCCCGCGGGGCACCACCTTCTAGGCTCGCTGCCTTCATCGGCACCTGCCACGTcctcacagcagcagcagcggatgaTCGTGGAGCTACTGAGAGCAAGACTGGAGGACCTCGACGTCCTCTACGGCTACGAGGAGTTGATGGAAGCCTTCTCTCCCGCGGCCCCCGCGCTAGACAGCAGTGTCAGAGGCTTCATAcccagccacagcagcagcggcagtggcccCTTCACAAACTCCAATAGCAGCTGTGCACCGCCAACCGCGACCGCGTCCTCGCTTGGCACCGGTATTGttgcgtcgtcgccgccgtgggGCTCGATGCAGCATTACTCGACTCAAGCGTCTCCGCTGCACTCGCCCTCAGGCGGCAGCAAGGAAAGCcggacggcgacgccgcagcgcagcgtgcAGTCGCTTCTCGCCACTAACGCTGTACCGCGCCACCCACACCGCGACCCCCTCCGGTGCTCCAGGGCCTGGTCTTGCAGTCCTCACctacagcagcaggcgcacgacCGTAATGCATCCACCACCCCTTCCGTCACTGCCGTTCAAAAAGTCGCGCTCGTCTCGAATGCGGCgtcgagcggcggcgatcGCCGCGACAGCAGACgtcgcagcaccagcggcaatCTGggcacctgcagcggcaccgacaGGCTATCAAAGCGGAGCAGCGCCATGAGAAGTAGTGGCGACAGCGTCTCGAATGGCGCGTTATCGCGGCGATCGTCGTTCATGACACGgacaacggcggcgacggcggcgacggcggcagcggcggcggcagcggcggcggcagctgtgcgCGCAGCCGACTCGGTGCAGCGCAAAGGATCATTCGCGATGCTTAGCGGGGCCGCAGCTCACGCTGCAGACGGCAGTCGGGCGGCATCCGTGGTTCTTTCTCGTGCGAGCAACCCTGCTTCGACGACGgccagcggcaccgcagaCGCAGCACGAGAGGGTGGCAACTCGAGCATCCTCACGAGCAATACCACCGCGGCGAGTCACACGTTCGATCCGGCGTTCTCcgaggtgcgcgcgcttggGATGCAGCAGAACACCGGTGAGGAGGGCGACGACACGCTGTCGCGGCAACGCACCCGCATGGAAAATGGGgaaagcagcgacgaggTCATCGAGACTGCCGCCGAGAGCTCGCCCACGTCTCTGCCcagccgccgcaccggcagtGTCAAGCAATCGCTGCTGTGGGCCTATCCAGGGGCTGGATCGGCTTCGCAAGccccacagccgcagcaccgtcgcctcccTCCACGCTATGTGTCAAGCTCCTCCTACCTATCCCGAGACATGCGGGAGAGCTTGGCCATGTGCGATGCGGCCACCCGCATCCGCGCTGACACGTACGAGGCGCGAGTCCTAATCCCTTTTAccacgccgcagcggctggagctgctgagTCGCCTGGGCAACGTGCAGCTCTCCAAGTATCGCGGGCTCTCCGTCTTTGGTGTCAACCTCGTGAACCTGGTGACCGaggaagccgccgccgaggcagcgcagccgtcgccgccgatcATTCCCCTGCGGTACGACATAGCGGCGCGCACGTATTTGGAGGGCGTGCGCGGCAAGAGTGTCATCTTTTCGCCCTTGATGTcgcccaccaccgcggcgccaTCGTTTCCGAGCAAATcagcgcgcgccagcgccgacgtCAAGGAGGCCAAGGCGGAGCCAACGGAGGCAGAATCAGCAGTGGCAAatacggcggcggcgaagatgTCGAGCGCGGACACTTTGTCTGAggccgcagcaccggcagctggAGCGGCGGTGTCGATGGCGTTGCGGCTACGTCCGCCTCCCCTCCAGGCGCTGgccagctctgccgccggcgcacccGGCATCGCCGTCCCAGTTGTGAGTGCGGTCACCAGCGCGACGATGTCCTCACTCAGTGCCCGCTCGCGCGGCGAAAGCTCCGCGTTCAGCTCAGGTGCGGCTGGACAGAAAGTCGCGCCACTCGAGGCCGCAAATCCATCCGGCTTCTCCACCACACAGCATGgaagcgccagcggcagtgaAGGCACCTCTCCGGAGGGCGTTGATGATGACACACtgcggcgtggcagcgggGCGACCGCATCGGGAGaagcgacgccgacgcagcgccacgccgacCCCTTTCAACTGCCGATGGACTCTTCGCCCACTGGCGGGACACATCACGGCACCTACAGAGGGTTGTTAACACTGTCGATGAAGTCcaaggacgacggcgaggatgGGCATTTCTCTGCGTCCGTCGTagcagcaaccgcagcgCATGCAGAAGCGGCAAAGGGCATGGAAGACGGTAAGAAGCGGATCTCCGACAACGTTGGGAGAtgtgcgaagcagctgcatgAAGGCAGAACACTCCGGGCTGCGGCGTCCTTCAGTGTATTAACCGTGAGTAGCGGAAGTCTACCAAGGAAAGGCACAGGCTTGCAGCTGCCCGCAGTGCTGCTTGACggcaccatcgccgctgcagagggCAAGAGCCGGAGCACGGCTGTCGCGAAGACTGAAAAAGAGCAGCtcacggcacacgcgcgcacgaccaCGCAGAGGGCGTCGATGGAGATAacgtcgccgctgcgacggGGCAGCAGAGACGCGGCGCCGGTAGGCGAGACCCGAAGCACGGCCAATACGGCGGTGACTGTGTCGACAGCGGTCATGCGctcaccaccgcagcggcacgggcCTCAGAGAAACCTTACTCCGCATTCCTGCCACCACGCCGTTGAACTGTCTGCCCAGAGCGGGACGTTACAGACACCGCTCCATGTGGCGCTTCCATTCGCGGAAAGCTGGAGCGCGGGGTTGCAGTCGCCGCCAGTGAGCCAGGGCAGCAATATCCTCAGTGCCTCTTGCGCAGCCGGGGTGTCAGGCGCGTCGATCACTGCAGACAGTTCGGCAGACAGAaccacgcgcagcagccgcagcggcaccccaTCAACGCAGAGTCGGCCCTCCGTTCCGTACCCGTCGTCTCTGCCGCACCCCATTGTCTCTTGTACGGCACCCTTCGCTGCTGGCAACAACAACCCAACGGAGCCGGCCAGCACGCAGAGCAGCAAGACGCAGGGCCTCGTCAGCGTCTGCACGCAGAAATCTGGCGGAACCGAGCTGCTCGGCTATGCGCTGTCCAACAGtgcggccgctgccttcGGCGACCTCAGCACCGCACTGAAGAAGGAAGATAATGAGCATGCTgggagcagcgcgagggcAAGCAGCACTGAAAACAAGGAAGAGGCAAAGAAGGCGACCGTGAACGCAACGGCATTGCTGGAGCCCCTCGCCGTCGGGGCTCCCGAGACCAAGCGCCACACTCAGCAGTACGCGAATCCGGCGTCGCTCTCGGGGCAAGCACCCGAGTCGGTGATTGTCGCTGACATATCGGCGCACGCCGCCTTGCCGAGCATCTCATTCGCTACTCTCACtggcacggctgcggcgcagtCGACGACGGCTGAGGAAGGCGATGCGATGACATCGACGATGGAGGTGAAGCTGTCCGGGGTGTCCGCTGACAATGGAGAGCACAAAAGCAGCGGCAATCTGGGCAATCTCGTCGCACCCGTGGCTACGGGGAAcggaggggcgggggcgtCGGATGATCGGCGTGCTCCtgcgggcggcggcaacgccaaCATGCCCGACGAGGCGAACGACTCGTTTGCCGATAGCTTCATGGATATTTTCGGTCTCGTCAACCGCCCACAGCAGCTGGCAGATCTGCGACGCTGCGTCAGCATGCATGTACGAAGCGTTTGCGATCATGGTTTCTTGTCGACtggcagcagctccatgtcctctggcgccaccaccaatgcggtggcagcagcggcggcagtgcaggGGAACACGTCAAGCTCCTCTACGGGGAATCGCGGTTGGGGTGCCGCGGTTGCCGCGCAGCCTATTCGGCCATTAACCGCCTTCGTCTCCTCACCCAGCGAGAGCCGCGTCGATGAAggtgtgcgcagcagcgagagcagTAAGCTGAGGCGTATCGCAGGCCTCAGCAACATCGCCGCAACAGCAGAGAAGGGTGCCACTCCCTACGAAAACGCCGCCATGCGTGCCGTTGCGGAGGACGCGGCTGATCAAACAACGCGCAACAACCTGCATGTGCTTGTCTACACGACCCGCGCCTACGCAGAAGTAGAAGAGGTCCTAGGCATCTACGGGCACTGCACAACCTTCGTCACGAGTGCGACGAAGATGCTACGGTACGCCCGCTCAgggctgcagctcttcgacGTCGTGATCGTGGAGTGGGTGGAGTCTCTTATTAGCGGGGAAATGCACGACACGCTCGCCAAACATGCCGTCGAGGAGACGGTCGTGGCCTTCTTCATCTCGACAAGGCCTGGCGTGCGCACACCGACGATGAACGTCGATAACATCATGACGGACGCGACGGTGGTCATGTACGCCGACAACCTGCTGGAAGGGCTGCTCTCGCGGAATGtactggaggaggtgcagcagctgatccgtcgccgccggcttCTGCGCTCGATGGTAGGTGTGAGGAAGGAGCAGTCGTACCAGATTGTGAGCCACATCGGGAGCGGCGCCTTTGGCGACGTCTTCGAGGTAATGATGTACGTGTCTCGGGGCAGACTGGCGATGAAGCGCATCTTTTTGAAGAGCATGAAGCTGCGACAGCTGGAGATCATCAACCGCGAGGTCAGCATCATGCGCTCTCTTGAGCACCCTAATATCGTGTCTTTCTCGCACACACGGCTGGAGGACAACGCGTACGCCATATTCATGGAACTCTGCGACGCGACGCTGGCGAATCATCTGCTGGAGCCGTCCGTGGCAATTCCGGGCGCAGCCCAGCGGCAGCAAtaccgcagcgccggcctGATGGCCGGATACCCAGATAACGCCAtgaacaacagcagcaactccgtcagcggcaacggcgtcgacgtggcGGGTATGctgcaagcagcagcgcgcgaggGCGGCAGAACCGAATTTCCCGGCGCCCACGGGGCCTCGATAATGACGCCGGAGCTCAAACGTCCACAGGACGCCGTCATGATCGTGCACGACATCGCCAGCGCGCTGATCTACCTGCATCGCCGCGGCATCATCCACCGGGACATCAAGCCAGCCAACGTGCTCTTCGCGAACGGCATGGCAAAACTCGGCGACTTCGGGTCGGCCGTGAAGATGACGGAGTctcggcagctgcgcaacaTGAAGGGGACGGTGAGCTACATGGCACCCGAGATGGTGCTTGGCGAGCCGTACACCGAGTCCTGCGACCTGTGGTCCTTTGGGTGCCTCATCGCACGTATCATGGGCATCAATCTGGGCCACCTGAACGGGCTCCACATGCCGGCGCTCAACGAGCTGTACCGCGCCATCCCCAAGACCGGATCGCTGCCGCTCACCTTTACCAACCGCCTGTCCTCGCGCTTTGGGCATCACTTCACGGAAGAGACGACGAGCCGCGTGCTGAAGGCGCTCAAGCATGCCATCGAGATTGACATGGCGGAGCGTCAGCTTGCTGCTTCGCCGAACTCGCACAACTCTGTGGACGCGAATAGCACCGTCGAAGACAAAGAGatgcagagcagcagccagcAGACTACCTCCATCGGCAGTGACGCGTCGCTCTGCACAGACACGGCATCAATGACGAGCGAGCGGGAATCGCGGCACGCCACGGAGCCAGATGGCACCGGGACTGCCACCTCCGAAGCCGACACTCAAAACAGTCGCCGCAGTATCTTGTGCATCACGACATCCGATATCGTCGTGCTGGGCGAATTcttcgtgctgctgcccgcctcGCTCGTGGACCTTTTTAATCGACTGTTTCACCGCGATCCTGCGAAGCGCATGACAGCGGCCGAGGTGTTGGACCATCAAGTCTCATGGGATGTGGAATGGATGGCGCGCATGATGCAGGAGATCTACGAGGTTTCGTGCCTCATTGAGCAGAGAAGCGCGGGTGCgcaaggcgcagcaggagggGCGAGCCGGTTCCATTTAGCAGGGCAGGCAGGTGGAGGGCGACTGCCGCGTGGGGAGGAAGGTGCTGGAACGGGCGTCGCTACACCGTCAATGACGGCGGGCAACTTCGCGCACTTCCCTATCCAACCCGGCTCCGGTGAGCTGGCGTGGATGAccggcggcagtggaggTCAACGCGTTCTCGGCGCGGCCGGGACAGGCAGTGGTGCCAACATTCTGTCAGCCGCGAACAACTATGTACTCGACTTGTCGCTAAGCAGCAGCTctagcggcagcggcggcaggggcagCAAGGACGAGGCATCTGACGACTGAGCTCGCATGAAGAGCAATGCTCTCGGATTCCTCCGTACATTCCGCCCTCCGCGACTGTAGAGAAAAAGCATGCGGGCGTCTTCtgttggtgtgtgcgtgtctgcgtgtgccgcgAGCTTTCCCTTTGTAGCTTcgcctctctttccctcgcTCTATACCACTTTTTcgtggctgctgttgctgggCCTTCGCCCTgtccttcccctctctcgtgtACCCCTCCGCGTACAGCGAACACCCGCTCCATGCCCAAACACAGCGcctttcttccttttcttttcccgtGATCCCTTTCATGTGCATGCCCGTGGCCTGGGCCGTGTTGTGCGTCGGTGTCGGTGTCCCCTCTCTCGggcttcttcctcctcgatTTTACGCACGTATGAGTGAtgccttttttctttgcgttGTCTCTCTGCTCATGGTCGGAGCGCGCACGCTCCGCATCATGTTCCTGGTaggccgccgctgttgtgaCACCCATACGGtatcctcgccctccctctctcctttctctctccctatTATCGCCAAATACCATCTTTCCGTGTTGTCTTCCTTCTTGTcggtgtgtgcctgtgtgggtgtgtgtacGGATGTGGGTGCCATGTGGTCGGCCCTTCTTAAATGGatactctctctctcgcgcgccccctccccgtttttcctcctcccggtgtcttctctcttgttgGGTCTGTTTCGTTGTCTGTATGCCTGCGTTTATGTGCTTGCATGGAGGCAAGCCGCCGCgcccatcccccctccctctcacatTTCCTCTCTTCGTTTTAGGCTTCTGCGTATTTTCTGCTTTCCTTTCATCGGCCGTGCTCTATTTCAGGTAAAACGCGGTATACGTGCTGCGGTTTTTGTGTACCTGCTGATCAGCGGATGTCGTGGGTTTCGTCCGTCTAACTGTGCCAGTCGAGGGACGCGCATGATATCCGCTccgtcctctctccctctctccctccctccctccctctctcgccacaGCCTCCAGGCTGTTTCATGGTGTAAGCTTatgtttttctttgttgttttccAATTCGCTACAGCGGCTCGTCTCGTGTTCGCGCGGTAGAGCCTGGCCGAGACTcatacacacagaggcaAGCAGATTTATAGCCGCTTGCGGGGGCGCACATGCAAGTCCCAGATATGCTGTCGTATGCCGTTTTCATGTGCGagcctcgccccctccccccccccttcttctccgctcACACGCTTATGCGCGTCTCTTCCACGCTTTTCTGTTGCGTGCCTGCGACTGTTGTCGACTTACTTCGTAGTCAACctgtttttttgttgttgttctccgcgtgtgtgtgtgtgaggtgCTCGCCTATACCGCCTGCAGCCATCTCACACGACGCATGCGCGCCTATGCGGACGCATgggcacatacacgcatacgtgAACGCAGATATGCTCACAGGCATCTATATGTCCACACACGTAGACGaccggtgtgtgtgtgtgtgtgtgtgcgtgtgtgtgggatgCCGAGGTTGGGAGCTAGAAAAGGGGCTCAAACGAAAGCAGAGGGATGTAGGCACACCTATGATACGGGTCAAGGCGACCGCGGTCCaaacgcccacgcacacgcgcactgaGGTCGGAAtttgcgttttttttttcgggggggagggggagttgTCTGGGCTTGTTCTCGTCTAGCGTTTCTTTTTGTGCCTTTGGTTTACGCTGCCTCGGTgtacatacatatatgcgTATGTCTTATATGGATACACATATACATTCGCAGCAGCCAGagcagcacaagcagcaCTTGTCGTGTGTGCTCactttgtttttcttcttgcGTCATCCTTTGGATTCAGCATGCTACGCACACGACAGTGTTGCCCATTTCATAACGCAAAATGAAGCATGAAAAGAAAGTGCGACCTCGAGAAGATGTCTGCTGGGTCAGTCAAACGCTGCCACTGATGGAGAAGCCTGGGAGGGgggcgtctctctctcgttgctcccccccccaaaaagcGCCGCGTacccatgtgtgtgtgtgtgtgtgtggctgaTGATGCAGTGTACAGATTTGTTAGAATCATGCGTGCTAGGATGCGCTGACCTCCGGCTGAGCGCTTTCCCGCAGCCCTTGCCCACAAAATCGAGTTATGGACTGCGCAACAAATTTGTGCTCGACGTCCGCGACACCTTTCTTTGCGTGGGCCTCACAGCATGCACCCTCATTCGTTGCCACACCGCTTTTCCCTTCTCATAACGCATCTGTGCCCCTcattctctctctatatatatatacatatatggccacacacccgcgcgcgcgcacgcgcccgtCTCTCCTGTCTCCATCTCCCCTCCATGTGCATGTTCATCAGGAGCACGTATCATCAGGCACTTCTTCCGAGCAAACACTCGTacaactctctctcttgcctcttcgcttttctttcgttccttgctgtgtgtgtgtgtgtgtgtgtcctggTAAGCTCTGTGTGCTGCACACGCTGGACGTATTCTGTTCTGTATCGTTGCCTCCTCACCTCGCCCAAATCCAGCCCTGCCGCGACACCTTCGACGCACTCGCGCCCCCTCACTCCCGTCCACACAGTCACGCTGCCCCATCCCCAGCTATGACCGACTGCTGGTACATACCAGAGGCGGTCGCGGATCGCCGCGATGAGAATCGTCTTTCGCCAAACGTGCCCGCCAGCTACGAGGTGCTTGGTGAAGTAGGGATCTTCTACCGTCACTTCGACCCGAAGGAGGTAAGCGATGACATCGAGGGTTTCATCCAGCCGCTTCTCAAGAAGCTCAACTACCAGAGTTACGACGTCGTGAACCTCAGCCCGGCCAACCTCGGCGCAGAGAAGTTCGAGACTCTGGCGGAGCAGCATTTCATGGAGCACATTCACGAAGACGATGAGGTGCGGTTGATTCTCGAAGGTCAGGGCTACTTTGACGTGCGCGATATCAACGACAAGTGGATTCGATTGCTGTCGAAGCCTGGCGACTGCATCGTTGTACCAGCCGGCATGTATCACCGCTTCACGACGGATCAGAGCAAGGACATCAAGACGCTGCGCATCTTCAAGGAGGCTCCGCGGTGGATCGCGCTGAACCGCGGcccggaggcggaggagaagccgGCGCGCAAGGAATACCTCGCCCGCCTGCACGCCCCTGCCGAAACGGCTGTCGGTGCCGCCAACGGCCGCACGATCTTCTCTCTGCGCTACCCGCTGAAGCTGGACGTGGAGCTCACCGCCATTACGAAGCGactgctggagcagcacaGCAAGCGACCGCTTGCCCTCGCGATTTATCTGACCGGCTCCACCGACCCAACCACCGGCGAGTCCTGGTGCCCGGACTGCGTTCTGGCGAAGCCGCACGTCGCGACGCGCTTTGCAGAGCTCCGAGGCAAGTACGGTGAGGAGCGCGCCATCTTCCTGCAGCTCCCGGTCGAGCGCGCCAGCTACCTGGGCAACCCGAATTTCCCCTATCGCACGCACCCGACCCTGCAGCTGGCTAgtgtgccgacgctgctcgTGTTGACGCCGGCCAAGGACGCCAAGGAGAAAGGCGACGTGCAGTGGCACGACCTGCTCGACGTCAAGGTGCGTACCTGCGATGCTGACAAGGCAGATGTGCTGAGCCTTGAGTAGCACTGGCGCCAGAGGGTGATGTGCGAAGAACATGAAGTAGGGAGAGAGGGCCAACTCGACTACATACTAGAGAGCGAGACAGAGACCGCGCACCGGTGGTGGGTGTATCATGCGTCGCCCCTCATGGGCCGTGCACGCTCCGTCCGTGCGGGGGCGCCCTTGCCGTTGTAACGTCTTTGTATGGCGCAATCTTGTCTGTTTCTCCTTCTACCGTGTCGCAGTTTTCTTAGCGAGCCCCCTCCACTCCTCCATCGTGCGGCCTTCTCCCCACGTCTCCGTTGCCTTCTCGGATGCACGTCGCGCCGTGCGCCTTGCGAGTAAAAGTA
Proteins encoded:
- a CDS encoding putative protein kinase, whose protein sequence is MAQTLCGCPFAEVMCPVLVMESSRARIAAAAIRNPDPASSSAMTVDPDTQRQGLPLTLGRPPHSGSSSSSLRHLDSPQPLASNATVLDRKEDDMAEDSRGTYHQAAAAAANGDASDAGVDDEGGPETNSAPASRILKSISKTLMGRASSSSHNTTTNAVTMATSTAATATGTFTPNHSALPLEKLNSDSPTPPPPCAWSLVYANDAAASMLGCSSVDEVTTAAFDNLLCCFALTLPPSASAGSVRSSMPLVTAAAATDGASVPFALASLPATASSSSPQAACFGEKEMASNDENDDKGRQKHQQPSSNAVQQPGWREVQNPGELFALPNHNYVILYSKRTSAYYAALAVPSHQPKMSQRTSVDGESTPRMGSPSTMRNQSLCPTIQQAECYPPVPRNPSHPSADVPSSRLTGSEEATGMAQCGRRTSTILAAANTSSPFEPDLSDGASPPPPMQQQRCSRYVEIYILQRLESSHRPAGIARMPTARAVAAGPPPTLVTLGSGAADARGPGARTATSPGDHRSTAVFTPPPAEAPHLRSPQQLPPPPHRPPRSALSNSATAAAVTETGSVDSLDVDAPRPLREQYANRSQHASLHPMVQSQRRLPSSSTERSSNWAASRTSGHPGSPAPGVQVTFGSPETPSANSDAASAMRSSSQHTNQNSLYDLSYPAFHVNLAQPTITSTDCLYGANEPAGAAPLAAAVAGGSRGLPLTPLHKPGEDPHHNYSSPNSSSTPLQKTASNARQPQPEQRHLLSRQRQHRPLAGLVDDEDEARAVTRFKRSSMNNSLPISPALQPASGPASRQRSLSSAPLSATSTTIALLSCARSRMLSPLYQQLPPPSSGRVSSSGSARLQSPAASTAALAPAVTPPAPRRAMQEARDVESVVQLAQQVRAEQQPYRKNKAGQLVAFARGSPPSAWAHRDSQPLSPLSLSLFHSHASLVHRSPHSGGHHSLVSGGDAAGLSEYSLPHHTFPSAVTGCLLQQPQPSGWASPMETSAAQMLGNVAGMSWQRSNEVDQITPHKLADRVRSQRGVVAVLVSARLPHTIIFNSVAFMMFVQHVLRFQRRNGATQVACILNVCRKMQLVIHMIPVEVLPGASGCVKRTGADNGSPSTNSASPASRRVSVSWKANNGNAEGADGNSSTVTEAVWALSKLNATLPSPHEANPAGHHLLGSLPSSAPATSSQQQQRMIVELLRARLEDLDVLYGYEELMEAFSPAAPALDSSVRGFIPSHSSSGSGPFTNSNSSCAPPTATASSLGTGIVASSPPWGSMQHYSTQASPLHSPSGGSKESRTATPQRSVQSLLATNAVPRHPHRDPLRCSRAWSCSPHLQQQAHDRNASTTPSVTAVQKVALVSNAASSGGDRRDSRRRSTSGNLGTCSGTDRLSKRSSAMRSSGDSVSNGALSRRSSFMTRTTAATAATAAAAAAAAAAAVRAADSVQRKGSFAMLSGAAAHAADGSRAASVVLSRASNPASTTASGTADAAREGGNSSILTSNTTAASHTFDPAFSEVRALGMQQNTGEEGDDTLSRQRTRMENGESSDEVIETAAESSPTSLPSRRTGSVKQSLLWAYPGAGSASQAPQPQHRRLPPRYVSSSSYLSRDMRESLAMCDAATRIRADTYEARVLIPFTTPQRLELLSRLGNVQLSKYRGLSVFGVNLVNLVTEEAAAEAAQPSPPIIPLRYDIAARTYLEGVRGKSVIFSPLMSPTTAAPSFPSKSARASADVKEAKAEPTEAESAVANTAAAKMSSADTLSEAAAPAAGAAVSMALRLRPPPLQALASSAAGAPGIAVPVVSAVTSATMSSLSARSRGESSAFSSGAAGQKVAPLEAANPSGFSTTQHGSASGSEGTSPEGVDDDTLRRGSGATASGEATPTQRHADPFQLPMDSSPTGGTHHGTYRGLLTLSMKSKDDGEDGHFSASVVAATAAHAEAAKGMEDGKKRISDNVGRCAKQLHEGRTLRAAASFSVLTVSSGSLPRKGTGLQLPAVLLDGTIAAAEGKSRSTAVAKTEKEQLTAHARTTTQRASMEITSPLRRGSRDAAPVGETRSTANTAVTVSTAVMRSPPQRHGPQRNLTPHSCHHAVELSAQSGTLQTPLHVALPFAESWSAGLQSPPVSQGSNILSASCAAGVSGASITADSSADRTTRSSRSGTPSTQSRPSVPYPSSLPHPIVSCTAPFAAGNNNPTEPASTQSSKTQGLVSVCTQKSGGTELLGYALSNSAAAAFGDLSTALKKEDNEHAGSSARASSTENKEEAKKATVNATALLEPLAVGAPETKRHTQQYANPASLSGQAPESVIVADISAHAALPSISFATLTGTAAAQSTTAEEGDAMTSTMEVKLSGVSADNGEHKSSGNLGNLVAPVATGNGGAGASDDRRAPAGGGNANMPDEANDSFADSFMDIFGLVNRPQQLADLRRCVSMHVRSVCDHGFLSTGSSSMSSGATTNAVAAAAAVQGNTSSSSTGNRGWGAAVAAQPIRPLTAFVSSPSESRVDEGVRSSESSKLRRIAGLSNIAATAEKGATPYENAAMRAVAEDAADQTTRNNLHVLVYTTRAYAEVEEVLGIYGHCTTFVTSATKMLRYARSGLQLFDVVIVEWVESLISGEMHDTLAKHAVEETVVAFFISTRPGVRTPTMNVDNIMTDATVVMYADNLLEGLLSRNVLEEVQQLIRRRRLLRSMVGVRKEQSYQIVSHIGSGAFGDVFEVMMYVSRGRLAMKRIFLKSMKLRQLEIINREVSIMRSLEHPNIVSFSHTRLEDNAYAIFMELCDATLANHLLEPSVAIPGAAQRQQYRSAGLMAGYPDNAMNNSSNSVSGNGVDVAGMLQAAAREGGRTEFPGAHGASIMTPELKRPQDAVMIVHDIASALIYLHRRGIIHRDIKPANVLFANGMAKLGDFGSAVKMTESRQLRNMKGTVSYMAPEMVLGEPYTESCDLWSFGCLIARIMGINLGHLNGLHMPALNELYRAIPKTGSLPLTFTNRLSSRFGHHFTEETTSRVLKALKHAIEIDMAERQLAASPNSHNSVDANSTVEDKEMQSSSQQTTSIGSDASLCTDTASMTSERESRHATEPDGTGTATSEADTQNSRRSILCITTSDIVVLGEFFVLLPASLVDLFNRLFHRDPAKRMTAAEVLDHQVSWDVEWMARMMQEIYEVSCLIEQRSAGAQGAAGGASRFHLAGQAGGGRLPRGEEGAGTGVATPSMTAGNFAHFPIQPGSGELAWMTGGSGGQRVLGAAGTGSGANILSAANNYVLDLSLSSSSSGSGGRGSKDEASDD
- a CDS encoding putative 1,2-Dihydroxy-3-keto-5-methylthiopentene dioxygenase, with product MTDCWYIPEAVADRRDENRLSPNVPASYEVLGEVGIFYRHFDPKEVSDDIEGFIQPLLKKLNYQSYDVVNLSPANLGAEKFETLAEQHFMEHIHEDDEVRLILEGQGYFDVRDINDKWIRLLSKPGDCIVVPAGMYHRFTTDQSKDIKTLRIFKEAPRWIALNRGPEAEEKPARKEYLARLHAPAETAVGAANGRTIFSLRYPLKLDVELTAITKRLLEQHSKRPLALAIYLTGSTDPTTGESWCPDCVLAKPHVATRFAELRGKYGEERAIFLQLPVERASYLGNPNFPYRTHPTLQLASVPTLLVLTPAKDAKEKGDVQWHDLLDVKVRTCDADKADVLSLE